One segment of Metallosphaera cuprina Ar-4 DNA contains the following:
- a CDS encoding ArsR family transcriptional regulator — protein MNLSQVKILTLLLEGELSLSEIAEYLGLSKEKVKRETNRLLKSELIEMKAVIGDEPIFSITRAGIDKLIVQYYLLKSIIKEMEEIICSTFECS, from the coding sequence ATGAACCTTTCGCAAGTCAAGATCCTAACGTTGTTATTAGAAGGAGAACTGAGCTTATCTGAAATAGCTGAGTATCTGGGATTGTCAAAGGAAAAAGTTAAGAGAGAGACAAACCGGCTTTTGAAATCCGAGTTAATAGAGATGAAAGCCGTTATAGGAGACGAACCCATATTTTCCATTACGAGAGCCGGAATAGATAAGTTAATTGTTCAGTACTATTTATTAAAAAGTATAATAAAGGAGATGGAAGAGATAATCTGTTCCACATTTGAATGTTCGTAG